In Bombyx mori chromosome 11, ASM3026992v2, one genomic interval encodes:
- the LOC119629132 gene encoding uncharacterized protein LOC119629132 produces MSSTESESVSNAEYESLSQKIIVEVQKRPALYDTTLRQYSDRNVKNKLWEEVYHNVVNNWMTLSEAEKKKKGSTIQKKWKNMRDSFSKELAIQRGKSGQGAIKKKKYVHFDSLLFLVPSLQKRETSSNIEFTSQDNPDTDLSETLPLTNSNRTPSCKKASKSRSSCEDYEQKLLNFLNTKENACEYDEDINFSQMIVPMLRKLNDDQKHFAKVEIMNILQKAKSFYPFETPIRNQRPRSHLSFTQTSSPQSYYTYSPSPPPTMPIMPPVSTPVRQLVSGPAKQTIYLPLNTPVPPTLQATVHSLQELEQQEQQLQYAQNEQEEPTAANYLSQFQEQ; encoded by the exons ATGTCGTCGACCGAGTCGGAGTCTGTTTCAAATGCAGAGTACGAAAGTTTATCCCAGAAAATCATCGTGGAAGTACAGAAAAGACCAGCTTTATACGATACTACTTTGCGTCAATACAGTGATAGAAATGTGAAAAATAAACTTTGGGAGGAAGTTTATCACAACGTAGTTAATAATTGGATGACACTGTCGGAGgctgagaaaaaaaagaagg GTAGTACAATACAAAAGAAATGGAAGAATATGCGCGACAGTTTTTCTAAAGAATTAGCTATACAGCGTGGTAAATCTGGTCAAGGtgctataaaaaagaaaaagtacgtTCATTTCGATTCTCTGTTGTTTTTGGTACCATCTTTACAAAAAAGGGAGACTAGCAGTAATATCGAATTTACTTCACAAGATAACCCTGATACGGACTTATCTGAAACCCTTCCACTAACGAATAGTAATCGAACCCCATCCTGTAAGAAGGCTTCCAAAAGCCGAAGTAGCTGTGAAGATTATGaacaaaaattgttaaattttttgaaTACAAAGGAGAATGCGTGTGAATATGACGAAGATATAAACTTTTCACAAATGATTGTACCAATGTTACGGAAACTTAATGACGATCAGAAACATTTTGCCAAAGTagaaattatgaatattttgcAAAAAGCCAAATCTTTCTATCCATTCGAAACACCAATTCGTAATCAAAGACCAAGATCACATTTGTCATTCACGCAAACGTCGTCTCCGCaatcatattatacatattccCCATCTCCACCTCCAACCATGCCGATAATGCCACCAGTTTCAACACCAGTACGACAGCTTGTGTCAGGACCTGCAAAACAAACCATCTATTTGCCACTTAATACTCCTGTTCCACCAACATTACAAGCAACCGTGCATTCTCTTCAAGAACTCGAGCAACAAGAACAACAATTACAATATGCACAAAATGAACAAGAAGAGCCTACAGCAGCCAATTATCTGTCGCAATTTcaagaacaataa
- the LOC134199656 gene encoding uncharacterized protein LOC134199656 has translation MDFKRAVCIVALVLRNRKKRRQRKFRKYWIHPLTSRRFEKGFFQKKYKILREHPEKFFNYFRMSVASFDKILHNVRPYITFMDTKFRKCISPEERLSVTLRYLASGNSMKSLYFEYLIGTTTLSEIIEHTCKSLWICLQPTYMPGKTEEDWINIANFYFERTHFPNCLGSIDGKHIRIERPENTGSEAFNYKKYYSLILLAIADADYCFTAIDVGAYGSNSDSSVFKNSNFGKRFLNNQMHLPESATLPDYEEVGPLPFVFVGDEAFPLMEHLMRPYPNRNLSIKQRVYNYRLSYARRTVECAFGIMANKWRILHRPLDVKLDFCDHIIKACCILHNFVRQHDGKQLNESFQVSEMQGIASIRTRSSNNVIDVRNLFADYFTSTAGALSWQYENI, from the exons ATGGATTTCAAAAGAGCAGTATGTATTGTTGCTCTGgtactaagaaatagaaaaaaaagacgtcAACGAAAATTTCGCAAATATTGGATACATCCACTCACTAGCCGTAGATTTGAGAAAGGTTTCTTTCagaaaaagtataaaattttaagaGAACATCCAGAGaaatttttcaattactttCGAATGTCAGTAGCCAGCTTCGATAAAATTTTGCACAACGTGCGTCCATACATCACCTTCATGGATACAAAATTTCGCAAATGTATTTCACCAGAGGAGCGTCTGTCTGTGACTTTGag GTATCTTGCCAGTGGTAATAGTATGAAGTCcttgtattttgaatatttgatcGGCACAACAACTCTGAGTGAAATAATTGAACACACATGCAAGAGTTTGTGGATATGTTTGCAACCTACATATATGCCTGGAAAAACAGAAGAGGATTGGATAAATAtagcaaatttttattttgaaagaacacattttcctaattgtCTTGGTTCCATAGATGGAAAACATATACGAATAGAAAGGCCAGAAAATACTGGTTCAGAAGCCTTCAATTACAAAAAGTattattctttaatattattagctATAGCTGATGCAGACTATTGCTTTACTGCTATAGATGTTGGGGCATATGGATCGAATAGCGACTCTAGCGTTTTTAAAAACTCAAATTTTGGCAAAAGGTTTTTGAACAACCAAATGCATTTACCAGAATCTGCAACATTACCTGATTATGAGGAAGTCGGACCTTTACCGTTTGTTTTCGTAGGCGATGAAGCTTTTCCACTTATGGAGCACTTAATGAGGCCATATCCAAATAGAAATTTATCCATAAAACAAAGAGTTTATAACTATAGATTATCTTATGCCAGAAGGACTGTCGAATGTGCATTTGGGATCATGGCAAATAAATGGCGTATTTTACATAGACCATTAGATGTGAAATTAGATTTTTGCGACCATATTATTAAAGCTTGTTGCATATTGCACAACTTTGTCAGACAACATGACGGTAAACAGCTTAATGAATCGTTTCAAGTTTCAGAGATGCAGGGTATTGCTTCAATTCGTACGCGTTCTAGCAATAACGTTATAGATGTAAGAAATTTGTTTGCTGATTATTTTACATCTACTGCGGGCGCGTTGAGTTGgcaatatgaaaatatttaa